Proteins encoded in a region of the Xylocopa sonorina isolate GNS202 chromosome 1, iyXylSono1_principal, whole genome shotgun sequence genome:
- the Cycb3 gene encoding cyclin B3 — protein sequence MAPSKVLNAQNKQTAINVAAGRKRITTRSQNSALNNALKPPVVGKDPRIKRKAEASPPKEKTTKRSALGNITNAIGKSLATHQTQEPKKPVKKTTTTEIKPFTQTSSIRTLEKAVTKPEVVPQKPKPVPRVKPVKKDDEKAEIPSKIVNVRRSLDLEKSDDSSLYVSALEDVGDDCLKKSRRSNIQSEEIEKTEKEIVVCELQVPAKSDEKSSVAQLDAAPNRILPEGVQWDFDAENWLDPFQVSHYAMDIFNYLKDRERLFPIGDYMGKQVCLSRWMRALLVDWMVEVQESFELNHETLYLAVKLVDLYLTKVTVGKETLQLLGAASLFIASKYDERIPPMVEDFLYICDGAYTQRELIRMEMSVLKVVDFDLGIPLSYRFLRRYARCAKVSMPTLTLARYILEYSLMDYATIMFSDSKMAAAALLLALQMKDLGGWTPTLEYYSGYKVDDIRDIVNILNQGLHRKHKEVLTTVRNKYSHKIFFEVAKLPLKDSLDI from the exons ATGGCACCATCAAAAGTTTTAAATGCACAAAACAAACAAACCGCTATCAACGTAGCAGCAGGAAGAAAGAGAATAACAACAAGAAGTCAAAATTCTGCATTAAACAATGCACTTAAGCCACCTGTTGTTGGTAAAGATCCTCGTATAAAAAGAAAAGCAGAAGCATCCCCGCCAAAAGAAAAGACAACTAAAAGATctgcgctaggaaatatcactAAT GCAATTGGAAAGTCATTGGCAACGCATCAGACACAAGAACCAAAGAAACCAGTGAAGAAGACAACTACTACAGAAATAAAACCTTTCACTCAGACAAGTTCTATTCGAACACTTGAAAAAGCTGTAACTAAACCAGAGGTAGTACCACAGAAACCAAAGCCAGTGCCTCGTGTGAAACCGGTAAAAAAAGATGATGAGAAAGCTGAAATACCTAGTAAAATTGTAAATGTTAGACGTAGTTTAGATTTAGAAAAATCAGATGACAGTTCTTTGTATGTAAGTGCATTAGAAGATGTGGGTGATGACTGCTTAAAAAAGTCGAGAAGAAGCAATATTCAG TCTGAAGAAATCGAGAAAACAGAGAAGGAAATTGTGGTATGTGAACTCCAAGTACCTGCAAAAAGCGATGAAAAATCAAGTGTAGCTCAGTTAGACGCAGCTCCTAACAGAATATTACCGGAAGGAGTCCAGTGGGATTTTGATGCAGAAAATTGGTTAGATCCATTCCAAGTCTCTCACTATGCCATGGATATCTTCAATTATTTAAAAGACAGAGAACGTTTATTCCCCATCGGAGATTATATGGGGAAACAGGTGTGCCTATCGCGGTGGATGAGAGCCTTGTTAGTCGACTGGATGGTAGAGGTTCAAGAATCCTTTGAGTTGAATCATGAAACTTTGTATTTGGCTGTGAAACTAGTTGACCTATATTTAACAAAAGTAACTGTTGGAAAAGAAACATTACAATTGTTAGGCGCTGCTAGccttttcatagcaagtaaatacgac GAAAGAATACCTCCAATGGTTGAAGATTTTTTGTATATATGTGACGGTGCTTACACGCAGAGAGAATTAATTAGAATGGAAATGAGCGTTTTAAAAGTAGTCGACTTCGATCTTGGTATACCTCTTTCTTATAGATTTCTCAGACGATATGCAAGA TGTGCAAAAGTGTCAATGCCTACGTTAACATTAGCTAGATATATTTTGGAGTATTCATTGATGGATTATGCGACAATAATGTTCAGTGATAGCAAAATGGCTGCAGCTGCACTTTTACTTGCATTACAAATGAAAGATTTGGGAGGATGGACCCCAACCCTAGAATATTATAGTGGTTATAAAGTTGACGACATAAGAGATATAGTAAATATTTTAAACCAAGGCTTACATCGGAAACATAAAGAAGTTCTAACCACTGTACGGAATAAGTATAGCCACAA GATATTTTTTGAAGTAGCAAAGCTGCCATTAAAAGATAGTTTAGATATATAA
- the Pex1 gene encoding peroxisomal biogenesis factor 1 isoform X1, which produces MQSERFVVKYITVNNCFVYLSDTWTRKLETKENVIEIMYKRKTYYVSCYVRPNLNETLCIGTTFARSLNIDEGDEVFVSSVKDVPLLTQINVLPLTANDREILELQMEKVQSTLLNQIRVVAERQPIIAWVSKFSSVTLIVESLEPAVRYGKLEQLSEVHVADTVANTRSNSMQDDRNKSSGVADNLISALKRLNPIATDQNAARETQAVRNRELLQSFRNRKKPMIYRVHPMPVMNASQGNKFDEIARCPYHVFVPRNQAPKFSVDFAVCRVRKIPEEKQYVNGTKTSFLRKDESSVPKLSMELTVKLYVLENVLERSSVLDNSYFNVNYSHPSIYVSDSLRISLSLKTGAKVSLWMADSFEKCLPTAIEVFSWRGSVSAEDFKDYVKMHSVHKELWINSCAVITTDNGSRCITKISPEKCSFAMLDEADLKDVRIHARSVEEESDLRLFEESNEEHRRLEKISTRHLDHILTECRLALDLSLGLHTQLPFEYDRENILISGEIGSGKTTTCEMLINHLRSSPNFVHTHMLDCRSLKGKKAEMMQKIITTSLIECIYYQPSVLFLDDLESITNASMNDEENTPDAINAARITDILVNTVTQCQENYQVSVVATCTSVNRIGQKLRPARGCHFFRTVVSIPNLEKADRIDILQLMLGDKLYVPGDVNWDYYGNKTEGWMVQDLVDMAEKAVFAAWKRHGRSELPVVVAEEDVASALQNCTPMSLQGVQLYKGAGHVWSDIGGLAEVKRSLVEILQWPLKYPELFKNAPIKLQNGVLLYGMPGTGKTMLAKAIANECGVNLISVKGPELLSKYIGVSEESVRNVFERALRAKPCVLFFDEFDSLAPRRGHDSTGVTDRVVNQLLTQMDGVEDREGVAVVAASSRPDLLDPALLRPGRLDKALYCPLPDETDREEILSAQCKTQNVDTTELNLKELASLTSGFTGADLNAVVTQARLSAYEDAVANASDGKIEAEDIKVVQTHLIESVKSTHPSLSAIEKEKYRRIYARFARNDNFMEDVVKNQKATLA; this is translated from the exons ATGCAAAGTGAACGTTTTGTAGTTAAGTATATAACAGTGAACAACTGTTTTGTCTACTTGTCAGATACCTGGACACGTAAATTGGAGACTAAG GAAAATGTAATCGAAATAATGTACAAACGCAAGACGTATTACGTATCTTGTTACGTGAGACCAAATCTCAACGAAACTTTGTGCATTGGTACAACATTTGCAAGAAGTTTGAACATCGATGAAGGGGATGAAGTCTTCGTGTCTTCCGTGAAAGATGTTCCACTTCTAACACAAATTAATGTCTTACCTTTGACTGCGAATGATAGAGAAATTTTG GAATTGCAAATGGAAAAGGTGCAGTCGACTCTGCTGAATCAAATTCGAGTGGTGGCCGAGAGACAGCCGATCATTGCGTGGGTTTCCAAATTTTCTTCGGTGACACTAATCGTAG AGTCGCTTGAACCAGCCGTCAGGTACGGAAAACTGGAGCAATTATCAGAAGTGCACGTTGCAGATACAGTAGCGAATACGAGAAGCAATTCCATGCAAGATGATAGGAACAAGTCCTCCGGCGTTGCGGACAATTTGATTTCAGCTTTGAAAAGGCTGAATCCAATCGCAACCGATCAGAACGCTGCACGGGAGACCCAAGCGGTCAGGAACCGCGAGCTTTTGCAAAGTTTTCGAAACAGAAAAAAACCCATGATATATCGCGTCCATCCGATGCCCGTAATGAACGCGAGCCAAGGGAACAAATTTGATGAGATTGCGCGCTGCCCTTATCACGTGTTCGTACCGAGAAATCAAGCCCCGAAGTTCTCCGTCGATTTTGCGGTTTGTCGTGTACGAAAAATCCCAGAAGAGAAGCAATACGTAAACGGAACTAAGACTAGTTTCCTTAGAAAAGACGAATCGTCCGTGCCAAAGCTTTCAATGGAATTAACAGTAAAATTGTACGTACTGGAGAACGTGCTGGAGAGGTCCTCCGTATTGGACAACAGTTATTTTAACGTTAATTACAGTCATCCGAGTATATACGTATCGGATAGTTTGAGAATTAGTTTAAGCTTAAAAACCGGCGCGAAAGTCAGCCTGTGGATGGCAGATAGTTTCGAGAAATGTCTGCCCACTGCCATCGAAGTATTCTCGTGGAGGGGCTCCGTGTCCGCGGAAGATTTCAAGGATTACGTTAAGATGCATTCCGTTCATAAGGAATTGTGGATCAATTCTTGCGCTGTTATTACTACGGACAATGGAAGTCGTTGTATCACGAAGATTTCGCCAGAGAAATGTTCGTTCGCCATGCTCGACGAGGCTGATTTGAAGGACGTGAGGATCCACGCTAGATCGGTGGAAGAAGAGAGCGATTTGCGACTGTTCGAGGAATCGAACGAGGAACATCGACGCTTAGAAAAGATATCTACGAG ACACTTAGATCACATTTTAACCGAATGTCGCCTCGCGTTAGATCTTAGTCTAGGCCTGCACACGCAATTGCCTTTCGAGTACGACCGCGAAAATATTTTAATCTCCGGTGAGATTGGTTCAGGCAAGACAACGACTTGCGAAATGCTTATAAATCACTTGCGGAGTTCGCCTAATTTCGTGCACACACACATGCTCGACTGTAGGTCTCTAAAAG GAAAGAAGGCTGAAATGATGCAGAAAATCATCACGACCTCTCTAATCGAATGCATTTATTATCAGCCATCGGTGCTGTTCTTGGATGATCTAGAGTCCATCACGAATGCGTCGATGAACGACGAAGAGAATACTCCGGACGCCATAAATGCTGCtag GATTACAGATATATTGGTTAACACAGTGACACAGTGCCAGGAGAATTATCAGGTTTCGGTAGTTGCCACGTGCACGAGTGTTAACAGGATAGGCCAAAAGTTAAGGCCGGCTAGGGGTTGCCATTTTTTCAGGACTGTCGTGTCGATTCCTAATCTCGAAAAG GCAGATAGAATCGATATTTTGCAATTAATGCTTGGGGACAAGTTGTACGTGCCCGGAGACGTGAATTGGGATTACTATGGAAACAAGACTGAGGGATGGATGGTTCAGGACCTCGTGGATATGGCTGAGAAAGCTGTGTTTGCCGCTTGGAAGCGTCACG GGAGGTCTGAGTTGCCTGTTGTGGTCGCGGAAGAGGATGTGGCGAGCGCTTTGCAGAATTGCACCCCAATGTCTCTGCAAGGCGTGCAACTGTACAAAGGCGCGGGTCACGTTTGGTCAGACATTGGTGGCCTGGCCGAAGTAAAGAGATCCTTGGTGGAAATATTACAGTGGCCGCTGAAATACCCCGAGCTATTCAAGAACGCGCCAATTAAACTGCAGAATGGCGTTCTGTTGTACGGCATGCCTGGAACGGGGAAAACGATGCTCGCCAAAGCGATCGCTAACGAGTGCGGTGTTAATTTAATTAGCGTCAAA GGTCCCGAATTGCTGTCCAAATACATTGGTGTTAGCGAGGAGTCTGTCAGGAATGTATTCGAAAG AGCTCTTCGTGCCAAACCGTGTGTTCTGTTCTTCGATGAATTCGACAGTCTTGCACCTAG acGAGGTCACGATAGCACCGGAGTTACCGATAGAGTAGTAAACCAATTATTAACACAAATGGACGGAGTCGAGGACAGGGAAGGTGTCGCGGTCGTGGCAGCGTCTTCGAGGCCAGATTTGTTGGACCCGGCACTGTTGAGACCTGGACGTCTCGATAAAGCGTTATACTGTCCACTTCCAGATGAG ACGGACAGAGAGGAAATTTTGTCCGCTCAATGCAAAACCCAGAACGTAGACACGACGGAATTGAATCTGAAAGAACTAGCGAGCCTCACATCGGGATTCACCGGCGCAGACTTGAACGCTGTGGTAACGCAGGCCCGGTTATCGGCTTACGAAGACGCCGTTGCAAACGCTTCC GACGGGAAGATCGAGGCGGAGGACATCAAGGTTGTTCAGACTCATTTAATCGAGTCCGTTAAATCCACTCACCCCTCTCTATCCGCCATCGAGAAAGAGaaatacagaagaat CTACGCTAGGTTTGCGAGGAACGATAATTTCATGGAAGATGTGGTAAAGAATCAAAAGGCTACTTTGGCatga
- the Pex1 gene encoding peroxisomal biogenesis factor 1 isoform X2, with amino-acid sequence MYKRKTYYVSCYVRPNLNETLCIGTTFARSLNIDEGDEVFVSSVKDVPLLTQINVLPLTANDREILELQMEKVQSTLLNQIRVVAERQPIIAWVSKFSSVTLIVESLEPAVRYGKLEQLSEVHVADTVANTRSNSMQDDRNKSSGVADNLISALKRLNPIATDQNAARETQAVRNRELLQSFRNRKKPMIYRVHPMPVMNASQGNKFDEIARCPYHVFVPRNQAPKFSVDFAVCRVRKIPEEKQYVNGTKTSFLRKDESSVPKLSMELTVKLYVLENVLERSSVLDNSYFNVNYSHPSIYVSDSLRISLSLKTGAKVSLWMADSFEKCLPTAIEVFSWRGSVSAEDFKDYVKMHSVHKELWINSCAVITTDNGSRCITKISPEKCSFAMLDEADLKDVRIHARSVEEESDLRLFEESNEEHRRLEKISTRHLDHILTECRLALDLSLGLHTQLPFEYDRENILISGEIGSGKTTTCEMLINHLRSSPNFVHTHMLDCRSLKGKKAEMMQKIITTSLIECIYYQPSVLFLDDLESITNASMNDEENTPDAINAARITDILVNTVTQCQENYQVSVVATCTSVNRIGQKLRPARGCHFFRTVVSIPNLEKADRIDILQLMLGDKLYVPGDVNWDYYGNKTEGWMVQDLVDMAEKAVFAAWKRHGRSELPVVVAEEDVASALQNCTPMSLQGVQLYKGAGHVWSDIGGLAEVKRSLVEILQWPLKYPELFKNAPIKLQNGVLLYGMPGTGKTMLAKAIANECGVNLISVKGPELLSKYIGVSEESVRNVFERALRAKPCVLFFDEFDSLAPRRGHDSTGVTDRVVNQLLTQMDGVEDREGVAVVAASSRPDLLDPALLRPGRLDKALYCPLPDETDREEILSAQCKTQNVDTTELNLKELASLTSGFTGADLNAVVTQARLSAYEDAVANASDGKIEAEDIKVVQTHLIESVKSTHPSLSAIEKEKYRRIYARFARNDNFMEDVVKNQKATLA; translated from the exons ATGTACAAACGCAAGACGTATTACGTATCTTGTTACGTGAGACCAAATCTCAACGAAACTTTGTGCATTGGTACAACATTTGCAAGAAGTTTGAACATCGATGAAGGGGATGAAGTCTTCGTGTCTTCCGTGAAAGATGTTCCACTTCTAACACAAATTAATGTCTTACCTTTGACTGCGAATGATAGAGAAATTTTG GAATTGCAAATGGAAAAGGTGCAGTCGACTCTGCTGAATCAAATTCGAGTGGTGGCCGAGAGACAGCCGATCATTGCGTGGGTTTCCAAATTTTCTTCGGTGACACTAATCGTAG AGTCGCTTGAACCAGCCGTCAGGTACGGAAAACTGGAGCAATTATCAGAAGTGCACGTTGCAGATACAGTAGCGAATACGAGAAGCAATTCCATGCAAGATGATAGGAACAAGTCCTCCGGCGTTGCGGACAATTTGATTTCAGCTTTGAAAAGGCTGAATCCAATCGCAACCGATCAGAACGCTGCACGGGAGACCCAAGCGGTCAGGAACCGCGAGCTTTTGCAAAGTTTTCGAAACAGAAAAAAACCCATGATATATCGCGTCCATCCGATGCCCGTAATGAACGCGAGCCAAGGGAACAAATTTGATGAGATTGCGCGCTGCCCTTATCACGTGTTCGTACCGAGAAATCAAGCCCCGAAGTTCTCCGTCGATTTTGCGGTTTGTCGTGTACGAAAAATCCCAGAAGAGAAGCAATACGTAAACGGAACTAAGACTAGTTTCCTTAGAAAAGACGAATCGTCCGTGCCAAAGCTTTCAATGGAATTAACAGTAAAATTGTACGTACTGGAGAACGTGCTGGAGAGGTCCTCCGTATTGGACAACAGTTATTTTAACGTTAATTACAGTCATCCGAGTATATACGTATCGGATAGTTTGAGAATTAGTTTAAGCTTAAAAACCGGCGCGAAAGTCAGCCTGTGGATGGCAGATAGTTTCGAGAAATGTCTGCCCACTGCCATCGAAGTATTCTCGTGGAGGGGCTCCGTGTCCGCGGAAGATTTCAAGGATTACGTTAAGATGCATTCCGTTCATAAGGAATTGTGGATCAATTCTTGCGCTGTTATTACTACGGACAATGGAAGTCGTTGTATCACGAAGATTTCGCCAGAGAAATGTTCGTTCGCCATGCTCGACGAGGCTGATTTGAAGGACGTGAGGATCCACGCTAGATCGGTGGAAGAAGAGAGCGATTTGCGACTGTTCGAGGAATCGAACGAGGAACATCGACGCTTAGAAAAGATATCTACGAG ACACTTAGATCACATTTTAACCGAATGTCGCCTCGCGTTAGATCTTAGTCTAGGCCTGCACACGCAATTGCCTTTCGAGTACGACCGCGAAAATATTTTAATCTCCGGTGAGATTGGTTCAGGCAAGACAACGACTTGCGAAATGCTTATAAATCACTTGCGGAGTTCGCCTAATTTCGTGCACACACACATGCTCGACTGTAGGTCTCTAAAAG GAAAGAAGGCTGAAATGATGCAGAAAATCATCACGACCTCTCTAATCGAATGCATTTATTATCAGCCATCGGTGCTGTTCTTGGATGATCTAGAGTCCATCACGAATGCGTCGATGAACGACGAAGAGAATACTCCGGACGCCATAAATGCTGCtag GATTACAGATATATTGGTTAACACAGTGACACAGTGCCAGGAGAATTATCAGGTTTCGGTAGTTGCCACGTGCACGAGTGTTAACAGGATAGGCCAAAAGTTAAGGCCGGCTAGGGGTTGCCATTTTTTCAGGACTGTCGTGTCGATTCCTAATCTCGAAAAG GCAGATAGAATCGATATTTTGCAATTAATGCTTGGGGACAAGTTGTACGTGCCCGGAGACGTGAATTGGGATTACTATGGAAACAAGACTGAGGGATGGATGGTTCAGGACCTCGTGGATATGGCTGAGAAAGCTGTGTTTGCCGCTTGGAAGCGTCACG GGAGGTCTGAGTTGCCTGTTGTGGTCGCGGAAGAGGATGTGGCGAGCGCTTTGCAGAATTGCACCCCAATGTCTCTGCAAGGCGTGCAACTGTACAAAGGCGCGGGTCACGTTTGGTCAGACATTGGTGGCCTGGCCGAAGTAAAGAGATCCTTGGTGGAAATATTACAGTGGCCGCTGAAATACCCCGAGCTATTCAAGAACGCGCCAATTAAACTGCAGAATGGCGTTCTGTTGTACGGCATGCCTGGAACGGGGAAAACGATGCTCGCCAAAGCGATCGCTAACGAGTGCGGTGTTAATTTAATTAGCGTCAAA GGTCCCGAATTGCTGTCCAAATACATTGGTGTTAGCGAGGAGTCTGTCAGGAATGTATTCGAAAG AGCTCTTCGTGCCAAACCGTGTGTTCTGTTCTTCGATGAATTCGACAGTCTTGCACCTAG acGAGGTCACGATAGCACCGGAGTTACCGATAGAGTAGTAAACCAATTATTAACACAAATGGACGGAGTCGAGGACAGGGAAGGTGTCGCGGTCGTGGCAGCGTCTTCGAGGCCAGATTTGTTGGACCCGGCACTGTTGAGACCTGGACGTCTCGATAAAGCGTTATACTGTCCACTTCCAGATGAG ACGGACAGAGAGGAAATTTTGTCCGCTCAATGCAAAACCCAGAACGTAGACACGACGGAATTGAATCTGAAAGAACTAGCGAGCCTCACATCGGGATTCACCGGCGCAGACTTGAACGCTGTGGTAACGCAGGCCCGGTTATCGGCTTACGAAGACGCCGTTGCAAACGCTTCC GACGGGAAGATCGAGGCGGAGGACATCAAGGTTGTTCAGACTCATTTAATCGAGTCCGTTAAATCCACTCACCCCTCTCTATCCGCCATCGAGAAAGAGaaatacagaagaat CTACGCTAGGTTTGCGAGGAACGATAATTTCATGGAAGATGTGGTAAAGAATCAAAAGGCTACTTTGGCatga